Proteins from a genomic interval of Centroberyx gerrardi isolate f3 chromosome 23, fCenGer3.hap1.cur.20231027, whole genome shotgun sequence:
- the LOC139920853 gene encoding macrophage mannose receptor 1-like: MQWSLFLIILMGQCSSSTRQPHVYRFINETKTWKEAQSYCREKHTDLATIDNMEDMKRLIDSAGGDHSGEAWIGLEKTGGREWHWSLPGTEYNENETNWAPGLSDTVDCVWMNNEAKWLHKSCNNKTWFICYNGTNNTDTFHLIREEKTWREAQDYCREKHTDLISGTQTFNEEVEKMIISVEKNFVIGLFKDSWKWSDESKSSFRYWHPNVIENHQGNRCTVTRLDPQGRWKDKECDEEKPFFCYDDGRILIRKNKTWDKALDYCRRKHDDLVSIHNSDIQKWVQERAKMADTPYVWLGMRYTCTLDFWFWVSDEPACYQNWAPGNGTGDCGTAAAMEKEGGHWVSLPDDEKFNFICTR, translated from the exons ATGCAGTGGAGCCTATTTCTGATCATTCTAATGG gTCAATGCTCCTCCTCCACACGTCAGCCACATGTGTATCGCTTTATTAATGAGACTAAGACCTGGAAGGAAGCTCAGAGTtactgcagagagaaacacactgacCTGGCCACCATAGACAACATGGAGGACATGAAGAGGCTGATTGACTCTGCAGGCGGTGATCATAGTGGTGAAGCCTGGATTGGGCTGGAGAAAACAGGTGGTCGGGAGTGGCACTGGTCTCTGCCAGGGACAGAgtacaatgaaaatgagacaaATTGGGCTCCTGGTTTATCAGACACGGTGGACTGTGTGTGGATGAATAATGAGGCCAAATGGCTTCATAAAAGTTGTAACAACAAAACATGGTTCATCTGCTACAATG GAACAAACAACACCGACACATTCCATTTGATCAGAGAGGAAAAGACCTGGAGAGAGGCTCAGGACTactgcagagaaaaacacacagacctgATCAGTGGGACTCAGACTTTCAACGAAGAAGTGGAAAAGATGATAATATCAGTGGAGAAGAACTTTGTGATCGGCCTGTTCAAAGACTCCTGGAAGTGGTCGGATGAGAGTAAATCCTCATTCAGATACTGGCATCCAAATGTCATTGAAAATCATCAGGGCAACAGATGTACCGTGACCCGGCTGGATCCACAAGGCAGATGGAAAGATAAGGAGTGTGATGAAGAGAAGCCCTTCTTCTGCTACGATG ATGGAAGGATCCTGATCCGTAAGAACAAGACCTGGGACAAGGCCTTGGACTACTGCAGAAGGAAGCATGATGACCTGGTCTCCATCCACAATAGTGACATTCAGAAATGGGTCCAAGAGAGAGCAAAGATGGCCGACACTCCCTACGTGTGGCTGGGAATGCGCTACACCTGCACTCTGGACTTCTGGTTCTGGGTCAGTGACGAGCCAGCCTGCTACCAGAACTGGGCCCCGGGGAACGGGACCGGAGATTGTGGGACGGCTGCAGCCATGGAGAAAGAAGGGGGGCATTGGGTCAGTCTGCCTGATGATGAGAAGTTCAACTTCATCTGCACCAGATA G